One Schistocerca cancellata isolate TAMUIC-IGC-003103 chromosome 1, iqSchCanc2.1, whole genome shotgun sequence genomic region harbors:
- the LOC126109146 gene encoding craniofacial development protein 2-like: MGLGASKASNLLPWYFKYDAGNNQSKMPRTFGGDGVPPLTDKPGTPKIRLGKQMVMRWGTININGGYSGKKVELAEAASKMGLDVLAVSDIRVRGEKKEEVGEYKVYLSGVKAEIAQWGVGLYIRKEMEPSVVAIRYVNERLMWIDLTVSSKKIRIVSVYSHCEWTDQDKMDSFYEALSDVVVRVKDKDSVLLMGDFNARIGNRTERYEKVMGKFGEDMEANRNGKQLLDFCASKGLVITNSFFKHKNIHRYTWESRGARSVIDYIITDQ; this comes from the coding sequence atgggactcggggcaagtaaagctagcaacctgcttccatggtactttaaatatgatgctggcaacaatcagagcaaaatgcctcggacctttggaggtgacggagtcccacctctaactgacaaaccagggactcctaagatacgacttggcaaacaaatggtaatgagatggggaactattaatatcaatgggggctactctgggaagaaggtagagctggcagaggctgcaagtaagatggggctggacgttttagctgttagtgacattcgggtaaggggtgagaaaaaagaggaagtgggagaatacaaggtctacctgtcaggagtcaaagcagaaatagcacaatggggtgtagggctttacatcaggaaagaaatggaacccagcgtagttgcaataaggtatgtaaacgaacgactgatgtggatagatttgacagtgtctagcaaaaaaattaggattgtgtcagtatattcgcattgtgaatggacagatcaagataagatggatagtttttatgaggcactcagtgatgtagttgttagagtaaaggacaaggacagtgttctgctcatgggtgattttaacgccaggattggaaatcgaacagaaagatatgaaaaggttatgggtaaatttggagaggatatggaggccaacaggaacgggaaacaactcttggatttctgtgccagtaagggcttagtaatcacaaactccttttttaaacataagaacattcaccggtatacttgggaaagcaggggagccagatctgtcattgactatataataacagatcagtaa